The Microbacterium limosum sequence CGGGAGCGGCGCGACGAGGTGTGGAGGAGGATCAGCGACCGGGCGTCGGCTCCCCGCCGGGCCCGTCGTCGTCCGCGCCCGCCGCGTCCGCGTCGTCGCCGGTCGCCGCGTCGTCCGCCGGATCCGACGGCTCCTCGCCCGCGAGGATGCGGGCGATCGCGTCGTCCACCTCGTCGGCCGCGTCGGCGGCGACGCCGCCCTCGCGGGATCGGATCCGCGCCACGAGCGCGTCGGGGTCGTCGATGTCGGACGCGCCGGGCATGAAGTCCGGGTAGTCCCAGAGCGCGTCGCGCGAGGCGACGCCCACGGCATCCGTCACGACGCGCCACATCATCGCGGCCTCCCGCAGCCGGCGCGGACGAAGCTCGAGCCCCACGAGCGAGGCGAGCGCCTGCTCGGCGGGCCCGCCGGCCGCGCGGCGGCGCCGCACGGTCTCAGCGATCGCGTCGGCGCGGGGCAGGCGCGCCGTGGCATCCGCCGTCACGACATCGACCCAGCCCTCGATGACGGCGAGCAGGTTCTCCAGCCGTGAGAGCGCCTCTCGCTGAGCCTCGGTGTGCTGCGGGAGCAGGGCACCGCTCTCGAGCGCCTGGCGCAGCTCCTCGGGACGCTGCGGGTCGAAGCGGCCCGCCAGATCCTCCAGGGCATCGGTGTCGATGTCGATCCCGCGCGCGAACTCGGTCACCTGGCTGATGACGTGCAGACGCAGCCACTTCGCGTGCCGGAAGAGGCGCGCATGGGCGAGCTCCCGCACCGCGACGGCGATCGCCAACTGGTCCTCGCCGATGTCGAGCCCGCTGCCGAAGTCGGCGAAGTTCTGCGGCAGGATCGCGGCGTCACCGGCCGGCATCACGGGGATGCCGACATCGCCGCCCGAGATGACCTCGGTCGAGAGACGGCCGACGACCTGGCCCAGCTGGGTCGCGAAGAGCGATCCGCCCACCTGGCGCATGAGCTTGCCGGCGCCCTGCAGCATCGCGCGCATCTCCTCCGGCGCCTGCTCTTCGAGCGTGCGGGTGAGGGCGTCGGCGATGCTCGTCGCAACGGGCTCGGAGAGCTCCCGCCACACGGGCATGCTCGCACGCACCCACTCGGCGCGCGTCATCACCTGCGGCGAGCGGGCGAGGCCGGAGATCGTCGTGGCCTCGCCCAGCCACAGCTCGGCGAGACCGAGGGCCGTGTCGAGTTCGACGCGCTGGCCGTCGGTCACGCTCAGGCCGCCGGCCTCCGACAGCTGCATCGCCTGTCGCTCCGCAAGCTCCCACGGGATGCCGTCGGCTCCGGACTCGAACATGCCGCGCATCTGCTGCATCGCCTGCGCCATCATGGCCGGGTCCACGCGCATGCCGGTCAGCCGCTCGATCTCGTCGGGGTCGATCTGGCCGCCGCCCATCATGCGCCGCAGGATCTCGGAGAAATCCTCGGGTCCGGGCTCGTCAGGATCCACTTCAGCCGCCTCCCAGCGTGTCTGCCAACGGTGGTTCTACGCTAGTCGCAGCACCCCGCGCCCTGGCGGCCGGGCTCCTCCTCAGCGTACGCCGACCGCGAACGCCCCATCCCGCCTGGACGGCGAAGAAAGGTTGTGCCGTGGCGCTGTTCGACGAGAACGTCACCGTCGCGCCCGCCCGGCGACCGCCCCTCCGTCGCGGCGTCCGCGCCGGATACACGGCCCTCGCGGTGGCCCTCGTGATCCTGGCGGCGCTGTCGTTCCTGCCCACCGGCTACGTCATCCAGCAGCCCGGACCGGTCTACAACACCCTGGGGGTGACGACCGGCGCCGACGGCGAGGAGATCCCCCTCATCCAGGTGGAGGGCGCGGAGACCTTCGAGACGACGGGCGCCCTCCATCTGACGACGGTGCAGGTGGTGGGCAACCGCGAGCGCACGCCCTCCTGGCTCGAGCTCGTGGGTGCGTGGTTCGACTCCTCCCGCGCGGTCGTTCCCCTCGACTC is a genomic window containing:
- a CDS encoding zinc-dependent metalloprotease; protein product: MMGGGQIDPDEIERLTGMRVDPAMMAQAMQQMRGMFESGADGIPWELAERQAMQLSEAGGLSVTDGQRVELDTALGLAELWLGEATTISGLARSPQVMTRAEWVRASMPVWRELSEPVATSIADALTRTLEEQAPEEMRAMLQGAGKLMRQVGGSLFATQLGQVVGRLSTEVISGGDVGIPVMPAGDAAILPQNFADFGSGLDIGEDQLAIAVAVRELAHARLFRHAKWLRLHVISQVTEFARGIDIDTDALEDLAGRFDPQRPEELRQALESGALLPQHTEAQREALSRLENLLAVIEGWVDVVTADATARLPRADAIAETVRRRRAAGGPAEQALASLVGLELRPRRLREAAMMWRVVTDAVGVASRDALWDYPDFMPGASDIDDPDALVARIRSREGGVAADAADEVDDAIARILAGEEPSDPADDAATGDDADAAGADDDGPGGEPTPGR